The following are encoded together in the Ictidomys tridecemlineatus isolate mIctTri1 chromosome X, mIctTri1.hap1, whole genome shotgun sequence genome:
- the LOC101970503 gene encoding paraneoplastic antigen-like protein 6B: MAVTMLQDWCRWMGVNARRGLLILGIPEDCDEAEFQESLEAALWPMGHFTVLGKVFREEDNATAALVELDREVNYALVPREIPGTGGPWNVVFVPRCSGEEFLGRVLHFLEQQGQTVESVAGALGLGLRRVCWLRSVSQAIQPWVETVRYQRLGLFSGRDQPAPGEESFEAWLDHTTDMLHVWQGVSERERRRRLIEGLRGTALQLVHGLLAENPARTAQDCLAALIQVFGDNESQATIRVKCLTAQQRSGERLSTFVLRLEVLLQKAIEKGALARASADHVRLRQVLTRANLIEPLDEALRKLRMVGRSPTFLEMLGLVRESEAWEASLAGSVRAPAEEGAGAPADAQADARASANAEDEKVEKEEEEVDQQQQEEVVVEEEQEEEEEEEGQREDQGNDHAPVGPGQAGPTEAPGGPAPAQMGSASDASPGGPGCGPESLAQAEEQEAEEPVLEGLKDIPEESGNEDGAGETGHPESAPGE; the protein is encoded by the coding sequence ATGGCGGTGACGATGCTGCAGGACTGGTGCAGGTGGATGGGCGTCAACGCTCGCAGGGGCCTGCTCATCCTGGGCATCCCGGAGGACTGTGATGAAGCTGAATTCCAAGAGTCCTTGGAGGCTGCCCTGTGGCCTATGGGCCACTTTACCGTGCTGGGCAAAGTGTTTCGCGAGGAGGATAACGCCACTGCGGCCCTGGTCGAGCTCGACCGGGAAGTCAACTATGCTTTGGTCCCTAGGGAAATCCCAGGCACCGGGGGCCCCTGGAACGTGGTCTTTGTGCCCCGTTGCTCAGGCGAGGAGTTTCTCGGTCGCGTGCTCCACTTCCTGGAGCAACAGGGGCAGACAGTGGAAAGCGTGGCCGGTGCGCTGGGTCTGGGGCTGCGCAGGGTGTGCTGGCTCCGATCTGTCAGTCAGGCGATCCAGCCCTGGGTGGAAACCGTGAGATACCAGCGCCTGGGCCTGTTTTCTGGGAGGGACCAGCCAGCCCCTGGGGAGGAGTCCTTTGAGGCCTGGCTAGACCACACCACTGACATGCTGCATGTGTGGCAGGGGGTCTCtgaaagggagaggaggaggaggctgatcGAAGGCTTGAGAGGGACTGCCCTGCAGCTCGTGCATGGGCTCCTGGCGGAGAATCCGGCCAGGACTGCGCAGGACTGCCTGGCGGCCCTGATACAGGTATTTGGAGACAACGAGTCCCAGGCCACCATCCGGGTGAAGTGTTTGACTGCTCAGCAGCGGTCAGGCGAGCGTCTCTCCACCTTTGTGTTGCGGCTGGAAGTCCTGTTGCAGAAAGCCATCGAGAAGGGGGCCCTGGCCAGGGCCTCTGCTGACCACGTGCGCCTGAGGCAGGTGCTCACCAGGGCCAACCTGATCGAGCCTCTGGATGAAGCCCTGAGGAAGCTGAGAATGGTTGGGAGGTCTCCCACATTCCTGGAAATGCTGGGGCTAGTTCGTGAGTCTGAGGCATGGGAGGCCAGTCTAGCCGGGAGCGTGAGGGCCCCGGCAGAGGAAGGGGCTGGTGCCCCCGCTGATGCCCAGGCAGATGCCAGGGCCAGTGCTAATGCAGAGGATGagaaggtggagaaggaggaagaggaggtggaccagcagcagcaggaagaggtggtggtggaggaggagcaggaggaggaggaggaggaggaggggcaaaGGGAAGACCAAGGCAATGATCATGCTCCTGTGGGCCCAGGCCAGGCAGGACCCACTGAGGCCCCAGGAGGCCCTGCCCCAGCTCAGATGGGCAGTGCTTCTGATGCCAGCCCAGGAGGGCCTGGTTGTGGGCCAGAGAGCCTGGCCCAGGCAGAAGAGCAGGAAGCTGAGGAGCCCGTGCTGGAGGGGCTCAAGGACATCCCAGAGGAGTCAGGAAatgaggatggggctggggagacTGGCCACCCCGAGTCTGCCCCAGGTGAATAG